The sequence tgggaatgggaaaaaaataatgactttACCCTTTGGGACAGGGTGGAGAGGACTTGGAGGTGATGTTCTATTTTTGCTATGATGATCTCGAGTTGGCAGTGGGACATCCAGAAAGGTTTATGAGGGGGAGAGTCTGGGTGGAGATGTCAGCCTCAGTGAGTTCTCAGAGGAGGGATGAGCTTACTAAGGAGAAAGTGTTGGGGGACTGAGGATGAGAACCTAGTTCTGGGCCTGTGGGGCTGGAATGGGGCTGAGCATGTGGCAGGatgcagtgctggggagagTCATAGTGTGATGTGGTCTGATGCATGTGGGAtgcaggggacaggcagagtAGGTAGAGGGCTTTGGAAGACGAGAACACAGATATCTTACTCTGTCTGTGGTCACAGAGAAGCTAGTGTCTCCATACACCTTGTTTCAGGAGAATAGTGAGGCATCTTTTTTTTCACTGGAGACAATTCCTTACCTGAGGCTGAAGCTGGAGTGGGGAAAAGAAGTGCTGGAGGAGTGGGATCCACCAGGGGAAGAGAGAAGCTGTTGGAAGTAAGGGTTTTTCAAAGGGTCAGTCATCATTTTCTCCCATCCTACCATGGTCTCTCTGCAACAAGTTGAACTTAACAAAATATCCCTCAAGCTCTGCCACCACAGAGGCCAAAGGGAAAGAAGACATTGGTTTTACCAGGAGCCTATGAAAAGGTGAGCTTTGAGAGCACACAAATGGAGAGCTACAGCTAAGAAAGGAGGTGAGGCAGGGTGTACAGCtgaacccagcagcagcacctgctgaaGCAAGAAGCTTTAGGGAACAGTGAGAAAAGGATGCAGCCAATGCTTCTGGCTTGGAGGAAGCAAAGGGACAAGCAAAATGCACTTTGTGGGCAGCTTGGAGCATACCTGGGTATCAGGCACTGCATCCACTCCAAATCCAGCAAACTGCATCACAGCGATGGAGGCAAAAGGCAGCAGGTCCCTGACCTGGCATCTATGGTCAGTTCTTGCCCCCTCCCAGCTCAAATGCACCTCGAGCCCACTGGCAGGatgcttccagcagcacacaaGGTAGCTGTGGCTCCTTGGCTGTGGGCAAGACAGGGGAGCACTGTTCTAAGCAGATGGATATTGATATTGATGCCCTTTCCACAGAAGGAAGTCAGACTTACTGAGATCTAAAATAAGTTGCTTCTTAAGCCAGTGGTGTGTCAAGTGGTTAAGGCAGAAGCAAGCTGTACTTCCACTGATGGGAAAGCAGGGATGCCGTCTGTGGTCCAAACAGCAGCATCTCGCGAGGAGAGACTCGAGGAGGGACAAAGAGAGCTTTAGTGTTCTCTTTGCATTGTCAGGAGGCACCATGTGGGCACCTCTCTTCCCAGCTAAGGGCTCTTGGGAGGAGACCAGCAAGGATGAGGTGTCTGCAGCACATTATGGTTTTACACAGCCCAGTGGAGCTGATTTCAGGACAGGAAAACCCCATGGCTTGTTCAGCACAAACTTATTATTTACTAGACAAAGTAAatatgaaaacacatttctaaacCCCCCTGTGGTGTTGGAACTTAGTTTTGAGAAGaaccagagctctgcagagccaaaCTAACCCTGGGTGGCATTTGCAGGGTTTAGCTTTCATTGCAGCCTGAAAAATCCCATGTGCGGAGATTATCTCCATGCTGATTTGAATTGTCTTGTTCAGCTCTGGCCCTCATCCTAGATGGACAAGGAGCAGAAGACTTGGCCAATGGCCTGAGGTCTGTGACCTCCTCTGCATGAACTGGAAAGGGAAGAACTTGTCTCTAAGGTATTTGAGGATTTGCAGCCTTGGGGGGCTGATGAGATGGAACCATGGGAGGCAAATCCTAGTTTTACCCCTCCCCCCCCAGCGATTTAATGCTGTACCTTTGGCCAACTGAGCCAAATGAGAGAGGCAAACCTTTCTCTGGTTAGGCGATCTCTGGTTTGTACTGAAATGGATCAACCCACAGTGCTCCACCTCAGGACCCACCTAGGGTGTCCCTCCCCATCATCTGTCACATTTTGCTGGAAGTTTATTTGAActggtgctgagcaggcaggagagaggcagctgGGGTATTCTGGGGTTTGCCCTAATGCAAACCTCCCTCACCCTGCACTGCTTCAAGTCACTTGTCAGCAGATGGTGTCTGGAAACCTTCCAGTGACCacaggctctgccccagcccatTGCCGCCATGGCACAGATGGGGTTTCACATATGCCTGTGCATTCCCCCAACCTCTTCCCTCTCAAGGAAGAGCAAGAAGACTGCAAGTTTTGCAGAAACCCCCTCCTTCAGCTGGGAGGGTAATGGCCACAGCTTAGTTTTCCTGGACCATGCAGGGAGCTCCCTCCTAAATAGGAGGGCTCAGCAATACTGAGCCTCACCTGTTGGCTTGAGGTGTCATTTTGaggttttcctctgcttcccttttaCTTCTTGACTCATATACCGGTGGGTGAGGGAGAGAGGAACTGGTTCACTTTCCACCTTCCCTCATAGTGTCCCTCTGCTTATTAGTTCTCCAAATATTTCATACTACAGCCCAACAGCAAGGACTCTGCACTAACCCAGTCCTAGGCAGAGGGaagccagagcaggcaggacagcGCCTTATCTTcatggcagtgtcccagggagAAGGACTGCCATGGGGCCCTGTTGCACTAAATCTCTGTGATTTCAGGGCACGCATGGCAGCATTCCTCTGGCTGAGTCCTTCTCTTGTGGCTTCCTAGGGGTGACACAGCAACAGTGGCAGAGCACCAGCACTCCTCCACCCTCAATTGCTCCACTTTatacttttgcttttctcagcaTTCATCAGGATAGGGACTGTCCCCCAGTGTTTTCCTGAGTGAGGAGAACAGGTGcatggagaagaaagaggagacCTGTTGTGGAATGCCTGCGAGGTGGGGGCAATTATGGGACAGAGGAGAAGAATTCTACTTGGTTTTTCTCCCACCAGTTCTTAGCTCCATTAAATGTCAGTGGATTGCAGGTATCACTGCCCTTCACTGTCTCCAGTGGAGAAGAGATAGGGGGAAGGGAGCATGGTGGGACCATCATGTCCTCCAATAGCCCTAGGCAGCCACTGAGGAGCTTCTGTAAATCAGAGcagtcctggagctgctccaaaaTCCATCCATTCCCAGGACGCCTTTGAGCATCCCACAACAAGGGGGTGCAGGAGTGTCTCACATTGCCCTCATGAACTAATCACCCTGGCTGGACTCCACGTGGAACTTAACTCTTGGAGGACAGTGCCAGACTGTCACCACCTGCCTGTCCCTTGCCATGCACCTGGCTGcacaggctggctgtgctccttcccttcctgaggCTTAGCCAGGCCAGTGCCTCTCCAGGATACTCAGCATGTGcctttaaacaaacaaaaataactacAATAGAAGATTTCAAATGCTGTACTACCCTTGCCTTAAACACTTCTTGTCTGCAGCActccaaaagcagcaggagccgATCCAACAGGAGCTGGCATCACATAGATCCCCAAACAGCCAGAGAGCAAACATGTCTGCCGGCACAGGACACCAAGGGGCTCTGGCTTCAGCAATACATACAGCAaagcagacaaaacaaaataaaaaaagccaacaatGATCAGGTCttttaaactttaaatatttttttctttaaaatctgtttttctctgtggttCTGTCTCTGTAAAGAgctgtgctctccctgcagcatctGGGTCACTTCCTCAGTCCTGGCTGTGGGGCAAGGGAGAAGCAGGGTCACTTAAAGAGGATACAGGTGGGTGCCCTCCCCTATTCATCACCGGCATGTGTGGATCTCCACCACCCGATGGCAGGGTTTGCACTTGACGGAGCAGCACCAGTGGAATTTGCAGCTGCACCTTTCCACAATCTCCACTTCGTCCGTGTGAAAGCCACGGCCGCAACACATCAGCTCACAGCCATCAATAGCCTTGGAGGTCTTGTTGCACTGCCGCCCACTGGTGCCCAGGACCCCATTCTTGAGGTCATGGTCACAGAAGTCGGGACTGGAGTCTAGGTAGACGAGGTCCTCGTCTGTATGTGGCTTGAACTGGGAGTTTTTGGGCACCAGCACTTTGGTGGATCCAATCTCGCTCTGTTCAACCTCTGTGGCACCATCGAATTTCTCCTTCAGGACGTTGCCCACTTTGCGGAAGGGGGGCATGGCTTTCCAGCATGTCTTGAACTCACATGAGCCTGACACACCATGACACTTACATTCCACCCGCATGTTGTTCAGGATCGCCTGGAGGAAGAGACAAAAGGAACAAGATGGGATGATCAGTGCGGGCTGCACATAGCAGGGAGGGCGCAGTGGATAGGGCCTGGGAGGACTATGCAGAAAACACTGCTTGGTGGGTATGGGATTAAAAGAAGCCCAAATGGCTCAAGCCatggctgcagagcctggctgggatgctgcagagtGGTGCCAGCTGCCAAGGTTCTCTCCATGCCATTACCTTCCTCCCTGCCTCGTTGTTGTGGAGGTTCATTAATGCTCTGTTGGAAGAGGCCCCTTTGCTCCTCTCACGGATGTCGACGAAGGACTGCGAGAAGGCCACACCATAGGCGATGTTATCGGAGCAGCCCGACCACTGGAAGCCTGAGGCAGAGAGCACAGATGAGACAGGTACTGCCACCCTGTAGTGCTTGaactctccagccctgctcttcctAAAATCCAGCTGGCCTGCCCTCTCTGTCTTTCTGCCTACTAGTCTGCGCCACATGGGAACAGGGGAAGCTAGGGAGTGTGGCCCTGGGGAACACATGGACAAGATGTTTTCAGTCCAGTGGGTGATGCACCCCAGGTGTCTTTCTGAGGCAGTCACGTGGACTAaccagtgctttttttttttttaacttttccttcttttctggaTGGCTACAGAGAGTGGGTTTGAATAGCAAATTGAGTGGGTATTTTGGCTACTTTGTGTCCccatgcagctgcagctgctcgCTGTTCAGACACTCACCCTGTGGGCTGCCCCCCTGCACTGTGCGGTCACATCCACACTTGTCCAGCTCGCCACTGCTGCAGGCGCGGGTCACGGCAAAGGCCACCCCTGCTGAAGAGATGGCATAGACGAACGCTGCCTCTCGTGTCCCTGCAATGGCACAAACCATGGTGGGAAAGGTGGCAGAAAGTCTGAGGCAACGTGAGCGGCAATTCTGGAGGCAATGCAGCCCGGTGGCCAAAGGCTCTTGGTAGACTGCCACGTGTctcttctctccccttccctcttaACTCTGGTGTGGCACATAAACTCCCCTGAAAAGCTGGTCTGAAAGATGGCTCTTGGCAAAACGTGCTATACAGAGCTATCAGGCTAAACTCTTTGCTCTGTCACTTCCTCCTAAGATAGAGGCAGCACATCGGACCCTCACTGTCCCCACCTCCAGTGATGCTGTTTGCTTATTGCCAAGCCAGGACCTGACTCATCAGAAatccctgggtgctgggagaTGTTCTGCAGAAGTGACAGCCCATTCTTGCAATAGTGAAGAAGCTGGGAACTGGAACAACATTAAAAACACGAATGATGGATGAATGATAAAACCTGGCAATAGGAGAGACAGAGGCTGCACTGCCAGTGTGGGCAGAGCTCTCCAGAGCTTGTAACGGAAGACTGTCTTGCCTTGTGCttgcagggcagctctgccatgaaATCTTTCCTGCATCCAGATTAGCTGTCTGCTTTCCACATCCAGGAACgttctctggagctgcagatccTTGCCATCCGTCACAGGGTTGTGCAGCTCGCAATGCCTCCCAAACTACCCTGCAAATCCCTGttctgctcccacagcactcACAGAACTTCACTAGTGTCCAGGGTGCAGTGCAGTCCCAGGTTTTGTGTCTACCTATGTGGTGCCATATGGTTGAGAAAAACTTGTTTGAGAAGTTGGGGGCATCCCTGGGCATGAACACAGAGAGTAGGAGGGGCAGGGATAAGCTTTAGCAACACACAATGCCCACTATCCTCTGAGGCTGGTTGAGGGCACAAACCCTCCATTTCTGAGCAAGGAGGGCTGGTATTTGGGGTGGTCCCATGTTTGGTACGGAGGGGCGATGTGAGCAGACATCGCTCAGCTTGCCAGTCATAGAGAGGGCAGCTACTTTGGTGGTCGCATCCCAGACTTTGGTGGcccagctggcagtggctggggaGGACCCAGCCAGTGTGGGACTGAACTGCCTCCAAGTTAATCGAGGTTAATAGTAGGATCATGTTGGTCGGTTTGTGCTGTGGCTGCCTAAAAAGAGACGACTTTTAGTTTCTGGTATTTCTGGTATTTCCAGTCCCTGAACCTTCACAAGAAGAGATCTTCACCCCTGCATTGAGGGGAGGAAAGTCAAAAAAGGAGCCAGGGGGATGCTTTGGTCTAGGGGTCCTAGGATGGGAGGTGAGATAGTGCCTGAGGGGAGGCAAGGGATGCTTCAGTGATCTTAAGGGGTTGCAGAGGGGTTTTCCCCTCTGTATCCTCACTACAGTTCTCACAGGATTACAGTCATGTGCTTCTGGGAAGTCAGGGtgcagctgggggctgggggctgccctggccatATCCAGCCCTGAAGGCTGGTAGCAGGGGATGATGCTGCCACATGTTCTTCCCATGCCAGGCGGCACTGAGCCACATCCTCCTGATGGTGCCCCCATTGATGCTCTGCTCAAGAGTGGCCatgtgccagcctggcagcagccactgcttcAGCACTGCCCAGAAAGAGACTGAGTAAATGACCCACGGCTTTATGGAGTATAGGTTTGGTGGGGAAGAGATGAGAGCAGGGTGACCTTAGGACCTTTGTTCAAACTTGGCATGTCCTTTACAATGGGTGTGGAAAAGGTTCAggagagctgaggagcagcagaagtcTGAATATGCTGTACCCAACATACTGAATAGAGCTTTACTGAAGTGCACAGGGACCCATCCACCCCAAGATCCAACACTGGATGGGACATTCCTGACCCTCCCCAGGCACCAGCTCAGGGGCAAGCAGGCAAaatcccacctgcagcccacCAGACTGCTTTTATAGCCATTCCCCCAGCAGCATCACCCCAGACACATCCTTCCAGCTCACCTTGTGTCACCACCTTGCCGAAGACAGGCAGGGTATCCAGTGTGGAGCAGTTCCAGCGGCGGTTGCGGAATTGGTATTGGCATTCCTCAATGGCCAGCTGGGCTCCACGTCGCACCGAGTCCATCACCTCCAGGTTTCTCTTGCACATCTGCACCTGGCGCTGGATCAAGCCCTTCAGCTTCTCACAGGTCTCCTCCTCAGAGATGCTCCCCACTGAAGACAGCTTTGCCAGGTACCTGCCAAGACACCAGCACAACAGGTTAGGAggcaagggctgggggagcccatATTCATCTGGGACCCATGTTCAGCCTTCCAGAAAGCAAGGAGACTGAACCTCTTACCCCCTCCATAGCTGAGACCTTCTGCCCATCTGGGGTCACCTTTAAATGTACCACAGCAGAGACTCTACAGGATGCATTTCTGGCTGACAGAGAACAAGCCCAAGCAAAACAACCATCCCTCTGCAGCCTAGTCCCTGTCTCTTGGGGAGTCCAGCTGTTGGCTCCCCTTTGCCTCTGTTGCCTGCAAGGAAGATATTTTCAGCGCTGTCTGAATGTGCCTGGTCAGGTCTCCTGAGTATCGGCATATCCAAGTGCTACTAGGAAAAGCCAGAGTTCTCCAAGTCAGCCAAAACAAGCAGGACAGGCACTTGGCTGCCAGCTCCATCTGCCACAGCGCTCCCACAGCGTGGCTGTGTGCTCATAACTGGCAAACATTGCCCCCCAAACCACTTCCCTCCTGGAGGCTGCTTTTAGCTGCTCCAGACCCCAACAGGCAGGCATGgcctctgggagctgccaggttTCCTGTCACTTGGGATTCAAGCAGGGTTTGAAGCAGGGAAGCAGAATCAGGAGCCTGCCAGGGCAAAATTGCACAGGCTGGGCACTTACCTCCACCAGCCCAGCTTGTGAATAGGGCCATGAGGTCTTTGCTGATCTGGAAAAGACTGGTCCTTCGTGGAGGGGACTatgtgttttgctttccatAGCGCCAACCTCAGCAGGTAAGagtcacagagctgctcttgggTGTCAGTATTAGGGGAATGAGGGAGCAAACACCTTGAAGAGCAAGCATCTCAATACCTCTCAGTATTTCCTTGTCCAGTGTGTGGGTATGATGGTCCCTGCTGCACATCCTAGTAACTTAACCTCCCACCCCTTGTGTTGTGGGCATGGTGTCCATGCTTGCCCATTTCCCAGTTCTATCCTCCTGCCCCAAcctctggagcagagaaggagcTTAAGATAGACCCAGTCAGATTTTCCAGTGAGGCTCTGCGATAATCCAATATCCTCTACAATTATTAGTGACGGTTGGCAGATGTGTATATGAGACTCCCTctttcctgtggctgctgaTAGCCACTTCAGATGACACTGCCATAGTGGAGCCCTGACCTGCTGTGGACATGGAGGGTCCCCTGCATGGGACAGGTGTAACTCACACTTGCACCCATCCACTAACCACACTGAGCTTTAGTGTCCTTGGGAGCTGCATTGTCGCACACTGCTACCTTCTCTGCACCAAGAGCTGCAAGTACTGAGCTTTTTGGAAACTTCATTCCTTGactgcatttcccagccctACAGAACTTGTGGGtttgtctgtgtgtttttttaacTCCTCCCAAGTTGCAACATCctgcaaaggatttttcttttgaagccCTGCTTGTCTCTGAGAAGTGACTGTGCAAAAgtggctcctgctccctgcctgttcccatgTGTCCCAGGAGCCAGATCTGCTGACTTCAGCCACAAAATAGAGTTGTCACAGCCTCTTCCTCCCATTAACCCTGCCAGTCTGCCCCAGGAGGAGAAAACAagattttctcttctgtgcatCAGCAGAATTATTCACCAGCTTGGTTTTATGCTCACAtctgggggggctgtgggagccaggGAGAAAGCTGTCTTGGCTCACGGTGTCCGTGGAGAGTCTGCATGGCGAGATGTCAAAAGTATTCAGTTTTCCCTGTGTGTGATCATGGAGGCAATGCTTCTCTGACAGTGGGAAGAGGCAGGCTGTTGGGGTTTCAGAGTCAAGTGCTGTTAGAGCCTTTATACCAGCAAATCATCTTTGCCCAAGgcttcctgctcctccaaggGGACAGCCCTCTTTGCAGAAGACAGGACCTGATGTACACAGGTGGCTTGAAAAACCCACTGTGGCCAAACTCAGGACTGTCACCTTTCTGCTGGCCCCCACACCATGCAATGTGTATCCCCAACCCTGCGGTGCAGTCCCAGACATGGAGTGCAACTATTGCTGTTCTCAAATCTTGCTGCACTTGGCTGACCTGGGGTGAAGGCACCAAACCACTTCTGGGAGCTTTGAGGATGTTGAatgctgagcacacacagggTACCTGTAacagctgtcccctcccaggtCCAGCCATCATTCCAGTTTGGGCATGGGGAAGATGACACACAACAGAGTGGCAAGATTCAGCTCAAGACAGTGTGGGTTACTGATCAGCTTTGAGCCTGGAAGCCAAGAAAATCAGAATCTATCTCCAGTACCAACCCCTTGTGATGATTTGGCTTCCCCCTCTGCCTGGCATTCCCCCATCATGCCAGTCAAGCAGCTCCTTCAAAGCCAGTGAGACTGGTCCTACAGATGAGTCAGTCCCTGCTTTGAGTGCAGACACATTGGTGGAAGAGTTCTGTGACACAGATGTGGCATACACATTATTATCAGCTCTCCTTGGGATGGGGCATCATCTCCTTTTTTAATACATTCCCCAGCTTGAGATTCTCTGGGCAATGTGCAGTAATAAATTCAAAGCATGCTTAATGGAAAGTGTGACAAAAGCCTTTTAAGCTTATCCAAGGAGATGCACTTGATAAGGGGCCTTCCCAACTCACATTTAATGCTATTTAGAATTATAAAACAAAGGCCAAGGATGCTTCAAAGATAGGTACAGCTCTCAAGACCAGGTCTGGTAATTTGTTTTGCAATGCAGACAAATAAGATGAAACTATACAGAACAGTGCTCTGGCCTCTCTCCCTCTTGACAGATCCTGTGTCCTATCACCCCTCCTTGGTCTATGTTTACCAGCCCCTCTGTGGAGATGAAGAAAACTGTGCCTAAAATGCTGTGGCCCCATCATGCTACTAGTTTGTTACTCATCCAGGAGAACTATCACTGCTTTCCAAAAGACAAGTTTTTTGATGGGTGAGGACGCTCCCATCCTGATCCCTGATTCAGGATCCAGAGGCTGAGGCAAGGATTTAAGGAAGGACCTTGGCTGAAGGACCTTAGCTTTGAGGCTCTCACACAGCAGCTCATCACACCACGTTCAGGAGCACCAGGTAGGAATATCTTatccccttcccctctctggGGCAGATGAAGAGTTAGGTAAGAACTGGGAAACACACTCTGTCAGCACTCAAAGGTGCTTCCATCTCATGTTTCTCAGGGCTGTGGAGCACCAAGGCTGTCAGGAATCAAACACATCTGCAGCATCCCACGGTCTCCATGGAAACCTGACTGTAGCGCTTTGTCTGGTCGTTAACAAGAACTTTGCTCCAAACTTTGTTTCCCTGGGCTGAAGTGGTAGAATCTGCAGCCAAAGCCTTTGTCTACCTGCACAGAGAGCtacacaggcacagcaggaggaaggcaacaaacagctcctgccctctACAAAGTCTCAATGCAGATCCTCCATCATGACATCACATCTTGATTGCTATGCAGAGCTCTAGATTATAATTTAAGTCTCACATGCAGCCTCAAAACAGCCCTGTTTgtggaaaacaaacccaaacaatggcgtattttcttccttttccaagaCTGGGCAAAGAATGTTTCaagaggagagctgctgcccacaccattttttaaagttctgtcTTCTTGCTTCATCATGGCCTTGTATActtcttttctcctgtctttAAATCCAGGTAAGTCATTTGCACCACAGACTCCCTCTTAAAAGTCATTGATTTAGGAGAAAATTGACTGAAagccctttcttttttttccatctgaagtAC comes from Serinus canaria isolate serCan28SL12 chromosome 21, serCan2020, whole genome shotgun sequence and encodes:
- the WNT4 gene encoding protein Wnt-4 isoform X1, with product MSPEYSLRSLLLIILATFSANASNWLYLAKLSSVGSISEEETCEKLKGLIQRQVQMCKRNLEVMDSVRRGAQLAIEECQYQFRNRRWNCSTLDTLPVFGKVVTQGTREAAFVYAISSAGVAFAVTRACSSGELDKCGCDRTVQGGSPQGFQWSGCSDNIAYGVAFSQSFVDIRERSKGASSNRALMNLHNNEAGRKAILNNMRVECKCHGVSGSCEFKTCWKAMPPFRKVGNVLKEKFDGATEVEQSEIGSTKVLVPKNSQFKPHTDEDLVYLDSSPDFCDHDLKNGVLGTSGRQCNKTSKAIDGCELMCCGRGFHTDEVEIVERCSCKFHWCCSVKCKPCHRVVEIHTCR
- the WNT4 gene encoding protein Wnt-4 isoform X2; this translates as MKDPECRVSQTQVLRYLAKLSSVGSISEEETCEKLKGLIQRQVQMCKRNLEVMDSVRRGAQLAIEECQYQFRNRRWNCSTLDTLPVFGKVVTQGTREAAFVYAISSAGVAFAVTRACSSGELDKCGCDRTVQGGSPQGFQWSGCSDNIAYGVAFSQSFVDIRERSKGASSNRALMNLHNNEAGRKAILNNMRVECKCHGVSGSCEFKTCWKAMPPFRKVGNVLKEKFDGATEVEQSEIGSTKVLVPKNSQFKPHTDEDLVYLDSSPDFCDHDLKNGVLGTSGRQCNKTSKAIDGCELMCCGRGFHTDEVEIVERCSCKFHWCCSVKCKPCHRVVEIHTCR
- the WNT4 gene encoding protein Wnt-4 isoform X3; the encoded protein is MSEVGKLLRTDVQRYLAKLSSVGSISEEETCEKLKGLIQRQVQMCKRNLEVMDSVRRGAQLAIEECQYQFRNRRWNCSTLDTLPVFGKVVTQGTREAAFVYAISSAGVAFAVTRACSSGELDKCGCDRTVQGGSPQGFQWSGCSDNIAYGVAFSQSFVDIRERSKGASSNRALMNLHNNEAGRKAILNNMRVECKCHGVSGSCEFKTCWKAMPPFRKVGNVLKEKFDGATEVEQSEIGSTKVLVPKNSQFKPHTDEDLVYLDSSPDFCDHDLKNGVLGTSGRQCNKTSKAIDGCELMCCGRGFHTDEVEIVERCSCKFHWCCSVKCKPCHRVVEIHTCR